The following coding sequences lie in one Saccharopolyspora hordei genomic window:
- a CDS encoding cobyrinate a,c-diamide synthase, whose product MVTSGHARLVIAAPASGHGKTTVTTGLLGALRRRGTDVAPFKVGPDYIDPGYHRVAAGRVARNLDPVLVGEDRIASLFRRGAAELSVVEGVMGLFDGRIGTGDGVPVGSTAHVAQLLAAPVVLVVDARGQSHSLAALLHGFRSYRPEVRVAGVVLNRVGSPRHEQVLREAADAAGLPVLGAVPRTDDLAVPSRHLGLVPAAERGAEAVRAVDAMTEVVARSVDLDAVAEIARSAPDLDGPVWDPREEVAPQGSPVVAVAGGRAFTFAYAEHVELLEAAGAEVAVVDPLTDERLPEGTAGLVLPGGFPEQHAAELSANSALREEIAAFAARGAPVHAECGGLLYLAEEVDGHPLCGVLAARARMSSRLTLGYRDAVAAADSALFAAGTRVSGHEFHRTVLDPGHGTDPAWFWRGETGPHREGFVQRGVHASYLHTHPAAHPAAVERFVARCAR is encoded by the coding sequence GTGGTGACCTCCGGGCACGCCCGGCTCGTCATCGCCGCCCCGGCGTCCGGGCACGGCAAGACGACGGTCACGACCGGGTTGCTGGGCGCGTTGCGGCGCCGCGGCACCGACGTCGCGCCGTTCAAGGTCGGACCGGACTACATCGACCCCGGCTACCACCGGGTCGCCGCCGGGCGGGTGGCGCGGAACCTGGACCCGGTGCTGGTCGGCGAGGACCGCATCGCCTCGCTGTTCCGCCGCGGCGCGGCGGAACTGTCCGTCGTGGAGGGTGTGATGGGGCTGTTCGACGGCCGCATCGGCACCGGCGACGGGGTGCCGGTCGGGTCCACCGCGCACGTGGCGCAGCTGCTCGCCGCGCCGGTCGTGCTCGTCGTCGACGCCCGGGGACAGAGCCACAGCCTCGCCGCCTTGCTGCACGGGTTCCGCAGCTACCGGCCCGAGGTGCGGGTGGCCGGGGTGGTCCTGAACCGGGTCGGGTCGCCGCGCCACGAGCAGGTGCTGCGGGAGGCCGCGGACGCCGCGGGCCTGCCGGTGCTCGGCGCCGTGCCGCGCACCGACGACCTCGCCGTGCCGTCCCGGCACCTCGGCCTCGTCCCGGCCGCCGAGCGCGGCGCGGAGGCGGTCCGCGCGGTGGACGCGATGACCGAGGTCGTCGCGCGGTCCGTGGACCTCGACGCGGTCGCCGAGATCGCGCGCTCGGCACCGGACCTCGACGGGCCGGTCTGGGACCCGCGGGAGGAGGTCGCGCCGCAGGGTTCGCCGGTCGTCGCGGTGGCCGGGGGCCGGGCGTTCACCTTCGCCTACGCCGAGCACGTCGAGCTGCTCGAGGCCGCCGGTGCCGAGGTCGCCGTGGTGGACCCGCTGACCGACGAACGGCTCCCCGAGGGCACCGCGGGTCTGGTGCTGCCGGGCGGGTTCCCGGAGCAGCACGCGGCCGAGCTGTCCGCGAACTCCGCGCTGCGCGAGGAGATCGCCGCGTTCGCCGCCCGCGGGGCGCCGGTGCACGCCGAGTGCGGCGGACTGCTCTACCTGGCCGAGGAGGTCGACGGGCACCCGCTGTGCGGGGTGCTCGCCGCGCGGGCGCGGATGTCGTCGCGCCTGACGCTCGGTTACCGGGACGCGGTCGCCGCCGCCGATTCCGCCCTGTTCGCCGCGGGAACGCGGGTGAGCGGGCACGAATTCCACCGCACCGTCCTGGATCCCGGCCACGGCACCGATCCCGCGTGGTTCTGGCGCGGCGAGACCGGGCCGCACCGCGAGGGGTTCGTCCAGCGCGGCGTGCACGCGTCCTACCTGCACACCCACCCCGCCGCGCACCCGGCAGCGGTCGAGCGGTTCGTGGCCCGGTGCGCGCGGTGA
- the cobM gene encoding precorrin-4 C(11)-methyltransferase has protein sequence MLTGRISFIGAGPGAADLITVRGARRIAEADVVVWSANVVAPECVQEHARSDAELIDSSRLTHEQALEVYRRAERDKLKVVRVHSGDPSMWSAIQDQHDACTRMNVEVEIVPGVQAFTAAAAAVGRELTAPEGSQSLVVTRVDGSRTSTGEEVREFAKHGSTMAVFLSASRTGQLVEELRAGGYPDDTPVLVAYKVTWPDEMLVRTTIGELEKTVKQRKLWRNTLFIVGKSLAGGGSRAHSYLARTYRRAAEAPARPTTPRRSSHRSGPGRRSAEPDAEDPRRGTAVRASDVAWWAVRDWQESARGTARVAASRSSARRVDAAQTPLFGTDVAVQPSAPAVAQPVSAASGAPAPVAVRAEVASGPHEDTAASAPDPAVSSEPVPAAPEQEPAASAPEPAEQAVRAEAASRRTSAASTTTTRATAKAAPAKRTTTKAKKSTGTTKSTGTTKSTATAKSTATAKTGTGKRTKSATTAKRTTAKRRTAAKPDDQAE, from the coding sequence ATGCTGACTGGCCGGATCTCGTTCATCGGTGCCGGTCCGGGCGCGGCCGACCTGATCACGGTCCGCGGCGCGCGGCGGATCGCCGAAGCCGACGTCGTCGTGTGGTCCGCGAACGTGGTCGCGCCGGAGTGCGTCCAGGAGCACGCGCGCAGCGACGCCGAGCTGATCGACTCCTCCCGCCTCACCCACGAGCAAGCCCTGGAGGTCTACCGCCGCGCCGAGCGGGACAAGCTCAAGGTGGTCCGCGTGCACTCCGGCGACCCGTCGATGTGGAGCGCGATCCAGGACCAGCACGACGCGTGCACGCGGATGAACGTCGAGGTCGAGATCGTGCCCGGCGTGCAGGCGTTCACCGCGGCGGCGGCCGCGGTCGGCCGCGAGCTCACCGCGCCGGAGGGCTCCCAGTCGCTGGTGGTGACCCGCGTGGACGGCAGCCGGACGTCGACCGGGGAGGAGGTGCGCGAGTTCGCCAAGCACGGCAGCACGATGGCGGTGTTCCTGTCCGCCTCGCGCACCGGCCAGCTGGTCGAGGAGCTGCGCGCCGGCGGCTACCCGGACGACACGCCGGTGCTGGTCGCCTACAAGGTCACCTGGCCCGACGAGATGCTGGTGCGCACCACGATCGGCGAGCTGGAGAAGACGGTCAAGCAGCGCAAGCTGTGGCGGAACACGCTGTTCATCGTCGGCAAGAGCCTCGCGGGCGGCGGGTCCCGCGCGCACTCCTACCTCGCCCGCACCTACCGCCGCGCGGCGGAAGCCCCGGCGCGCCCCACGACCCCGCGCCGCTCCTCCCACCGGTCCGGCCCGGGACGGCGCAGCGCCGAGCCGGACGCGGAGGACCCGCGCCGCGGCACCGCGGTGCGGGCGTCCGACGTGGCCTGGTGGGCGGTGCGCGACTGGCAGGAGAGCGCGCGCGGAACGGCCCGCGTGGCAGCCTCCCGCTCGAGCGCGCGCCGCGTGGACGCCGCGCAGACGCCGCTGTTCGGCACGGACGTCGCCGTGCAGCCGAGCGCGCCCGCGGTCGCGCAGCCGGTGAGCGCGGCGTCGGGCGCGCCGGCTCCGGTCGCGGTCCGTGCCGAGGTGGCGTCGGGACCGCACGAGGACACCGCCGCGAGCGCTCCGGACCCGGCGGTGTCGAGCGAGCCGGTTCCCGCCGCGCCGGAGCAGGAGCCCGCGGCGAGCGCTCCCGAGCCCGCTGAGCAGGCCGTCCGCGCCGAGGCGGCGTCGCGGCGGACCTCCGCGGCGAGCACCACGACCACCCGCGCCACCGCGAAGGCCGCCCCCGCCAAGCGGACCACGACGAAGGCGAAGAAGAGCACCGGGACCACGAAGAGCACCGGGACCACGAAGAGCACTGCGACCGCGAAGAGCACTGCGACCGCGAAGACCGGGACCGGGAAGCGGACGAAGTCGGCGACGACGGCGAAGAGGACCACCGCGAAGCGCCGGACCGCGGCGAAGCCGGACGACCAGGCCGAGTGA